Proteins encoded by one window of Aphis gossypii isolate Hap1 chromosome X, ASM2018417v2, whole genome shotgun sequence:
- the LOC126552417 gene encoding uncharacterized protein LOC126552417, with protein MEYRTPLELSFSGNVAQNWKEWYQQFNIYLIASNKDEENDIRKMNILLNLIGPQGVKIYCNFKNKEKTNFDTVVQPFNQYCEPRKNIIFQRYKFGCCIQQEGQNFDDFLTELKILAATCEYKEEDNMVRNRIVFAVKDPEIKDKLLTISNLTMDKAEEICKTTEATKQEPQEMATSSEIHMLDKNNKSDNHEPQPRHDEDVRVFFNRIRERGTLENIPPQIIYNENAQQFPGAALEVGRPAAMRAIARARRRTTPPVPPSLAEWPAILNSAEWGSRLANCNGTEYRFFQGPLEVLGEDGNIQFVGVVFCNNQFLHQMNVHMPSLRTLCIDGTFQVRPANPPDIAQLLTVQIVFNNVAIPIIHVLLINNTTTAYCRVMQFIRNDLALNFSYENLQIITDYEQGLRNAITRVIPEATNTGCWFHYIRCITRYLRNNGLINICNTNENARRIVRMLMALPHLPGNPIEYHQNRFSIQLGFRFIQDLVRDYELEVQLIKING; from the exons ATGGAGTACCGTACACCTCTTGAATTGTCCTTTAGTGGTAATGTCGCACAAAACTGGAAAGAGTGgtatcaacaatttaatatttatttaatagcgTCTAATAAAGATGAAGAGAATGACAtaagaaaaatgaatatcttattgaatttaattggtCCACAAGGGGTTAAGATTTattgtaactttaaaaataaagaaaaaactaattttgataCGGTAGTGCAACCATTCAACCAATACTGCGAACCaagaaagaatataatatttcaaagatACAAGTTCGGATGTTGCATACAGCAAGAGGGCCAAAACTTTGATGATTTTCTcactgaattaaaaatactagcTGCTACTTGTGAATACAAAGAAGAGGATAACATGGTACGAAACAGAATAGTGTTTGCCGTTAAAGATCCAGAAATCAAAGACAAATTACTAACCATAAGTAATTTGACGATGGACAAGGCGGAagaaatatgtaaaactaCAGAAGCAACTAAACAAGAACCTCAAGAAATGGCAACATCATCAGAAATACATATG TTGGACAAAAACAATAAGAGTGATAACCATGAACCACAGCCTAGGCATGATGAAGATGTgagagtattttttaataggatCCGTGAGAGGGGTACCTTAGAAAATATTCCAcctcaaattatttataatgaaaatgctCAACA atTCCCTGGAGCAGCTTTGGAAGTTGGTCGTCCAGCAGCAATGCGGGCAATAGCAAGGGCTAGACGTAGAACTACTCCACCAGTTCCGCCGAGTCTTGCTGAGTGGCCAGCTATATTAAATTCAGCTGAGTGGGGATCAAGACTAGCGAATTGTAATGGGACAGAATATCGATTCTTCCAGGGGCCGTTAGAAGTGTTGGGCGAAGATGGAAATATACAGTTTGTAGGAGTTGTATTTTGCAACAATCAATTTCTCCATCAAATGAATGTACACATGCCATCTTTACGTACATTATGCATTGATGGAACATTTCAAGTGAGGCCAGCTAACCCACCTGATATTGCTCAACTTCTTACAGtacaaattgttttcaacAATGTG GCGATTCCCATTATCCATGTTTTGCTCATCAACAATACAACAACTGCATATTGTAGAGTTATGCAGTTCATAAGAAATGATTTGGcgttaaatttttcttatgaaaatctacaaattattacagatTATGAGCAGGGCTTGAGAAATGCAATAACCAGAGTGATTCCAGAAGCCACAAATACTGGATGTTGGTTTCATTATATACgt tgcaTAACTAGATATTTGAGGAATAATGGGCTTATTAACATTTGTAACACCAATGAGAATGCAAGACGTATAGTAAGAATG CTTATGGCATTGCCACACCTACCAGGGAATCCAATTGAATACCACCAAAATAGATTTTCTATTCAGTTGGGATTCAGATTTATTCAGGATTTAG taagAGACTACGAGCTTgaagtacaattaataaaaattaatggctGA